From the genome of Ammospiza caudacuta isolate bAmmCau1 chromosome 12, bAmmCau1.pri, whole genome shotgun sequence:
GTGCACAACATGTGAGAGAAAGTTTATACCAGACAAGTTTTTACAGCAACATAAAACCTAGGGCTCCTTCTGATGGGCACATACATAGACACACAACTTATGACTCTACCACACAAAATAAATCTTGTTACTTGCTTGTACCATCATCACTGTATTCCATACTGCAGAAGTGAACCAGTGAACCAGTATCCCTTGTTGTTGAATGGTGGCAAACACACTTGTGATGCTGAAGTGCTAACAGCCAGGTTCACCTGGGGTCCCTAATAATGCTGCTTTGGTTTCAAGGAATTCTGAGCACCTGCTCAAGTCCTGTTTGCTAAAGCAGCGTAGTCAAACATCACAGGCCAGGCAAAGCATTGAAGAACAGTGTGGGGGAACTACCCTGAGAAGCTACTGCACACCTTTGCAGACATTAAATAACTTAAATTCAGTAAGCACTTTGACTTTAAAATGAGCTTACTGAAGGCATGTGGATGCTTGCACCccaacaggacctggaaggaCTCCATGTGAGTGAAGAATAAATGAAACTGAATCATGAGttctgaaacacagaataaCAGCATTTGGGACAGTTGGATAAAAACAGAAAGGCAATAATGGCCTGACTGTTATGTGAGTTAAAAGCAGTCACGCTGAAAGGCAAACTGACACTttcagagctgtccctttgtccACAGGAGGGTCAGAGAAGACAAGTAATACTTGTCAGTTTAGGAAAAGCTCTAAACTTTCAAGTAGAATTGCAGTAATCCTATCTTTGTAATTACAGCACTTAAGATGAGGGTGTTTGTGAAAATGATTTCAAGCCACTGAAACTATTTCAAGAcattctttgcttttcttccaaaaaGTTAAGGTCACCAAATCCCTTCCAAGGACAAGCTTGCTGAACATTTCTCACATTGTTTTCGTGAAAGGCTCTTTAGAAGGAGGAAAATCTTTTAATACCTAGTAGAAAATGTGAGAATTGGTAGCTCCCAGGACAAAACCCTGACTCAAGGAAAGAAACTGGATCATGGCACAGACTTTTGTTTGGCCATGTGAGAGCTTGAAGAGACAGAATTTCATGGCTGGACAGAAACAAACTATTCCTGCAAGCCAAAACTATAAAATATACTTTGTGAAAAGCAAGTTCTTGGTCTGATACCTGCATTTTCGTACCTTTGTGTCCTGTTTCCTGTCTTCTTCCTGTCTTTTACCTTAGCAGGACAACACTGCTCCAAGGGTGCATCACCATAAGCCAAAGGCTCTGTTACCCTCAATGTGACAAAGATAAAATTGACAGCAATTTGTCACAGTACAAGCTGGCTTGTACTGGGCAATTGATTTGGCTATAAATCAGAAATCCAACTGGTTCCATAAACTGGCCCCTGGGTTGACAGACAGGAACCTCAACCAATTACACTCCATCCTAAGCTGCAGACATCTCACTGGTCAGGAGCTGGGCCGTGTGGGGATCAGATCAATCAGCAGTTGGGACCAGAGGTTTCAAATCCCCTATATATACTAGGTTTGGACACCAAAACACTCTGTTTGTCAAATGGGGCTTTGAGGTGTGTGTGTCGTCCCTGTCTCCAGCCACCTAAGGGACTGAACATGTGGCCCATAACATAATAGCAATTTAAACCATTTCAGCAGTGTCTTGCAGAAACAAGTGTTAAAAAGCAGTATCTCAGCATATACTGAGAAACTATTGCCCAGCAGAAAGACAGGGAGCTTGTTTACAGCCTCAAAGCCTGCTGAAGCAACCAGTGAGACGCCCTCAACTGAGGAACATGGAAGTATTTTACTCATTTTTCCATTACTTGTTTCCCACACCTGCCAGCATCAacaggttgggttttttccagtcCCCTTCTGCAATCTCCTCTGAGCCAAGACCTGGATTCTGCTTTTGCACCAACTCTAACAAATGCAGAGACAGCTGTATTCCATCTCTtttgtaagaaagaaaaaagccataTCAACTGTGAATATTACAAGTCATGCATATCCTGGATCCCTAGGAACTTTCTCCTTGAACAGAACGTTGTTTTTTCAGCTGTGATAAGAGAGCACAACACTGAAAGATTGTCAGGGATGCCAAACTCTTTAAATGCCATGTGTGAAGTCTGCCTTTTCATTTGCATTAGGCCCAAGGTCAGTTACCTAGTTCCCACTGAGGTAAAGGATGAGATTTGAAAAATGTTATGAGAATAAATGATCCCATATCACTAGCAGAAATGATCCACAGCTGTTTCCTACCATTGGCAGTGTCATTTATTCCAGGTGGGCAATGGTAGATGCAGTTTGATTGCAACACAGCCAAGCCAAAGACAACATGCCACACCAACATGACGATGGACATTTGACTTTCACTTCCCCTTTGGAGTTCCCCATTCACATTATTTTCTTATATGATATGGAAGAAACACATTTCAGTCATAAGATTAAGTAACAGGTCTTGCCAAAAACATTATTATGAAACTTGATAGACCTCACTATCCTATCTGGCCTACTGATTCTTTTACAATATTTCATaactttccttcctcctcaggcTTTCTGGAGGAAAAATATTCATAGTATGGGCAAATGAGTAGGAGAAAGGTGACAAAAATTGAAGATTTCACATAACGTTGCCCTTCCTCCCTTTGTTGCAGTATTTCTATGGTTTCAAgagaaaatctgcttttttggatatcagaaaaatttctttactgaaaggtttgtcaagcattggaacagactgcccagggaagtggttgagtcaccatccctggagataaTTAAAAGGTGTGCAATTGTGATGTTTATGtacatggtttagtggtgaacagggcagtgctgggttaactgTTTGACTaaatgatcttagaggtcttttccaacctaaacaattctgtgatccTTACCTGCATCGGTTCTGAGGTAAAggctttttaaaagcaaagggAGTTTATTTACCATCCTACAGGCTGTGTCCTATAAGAAAAATACGAGTCAGTGGTTCTTGGTGTTGCTACCTACCAAGGAATATCAAGAGCACTCCCACCATAACTTGCAGGGTGAGCGACAGACTGATGAGAATGATCAGCGGGACGtagaaggagaaggagggcCCTTGCTCCATGACAGCTTTGAGCTGGGAGGCGTTGGCCATCAGCAGGGCGATGTCCAGCATGCTCTCGGCCGCGCTCTTCTTGTTGGCATAGTGGTTGATGTTGATGGGTCTGTTCCTTTGGAACCACTGCCACCTTCTGCgctggagccagcagagaggaaaatggTTATTCACATCTCTTAATTGGTGGTGAGTGGGACATCACTTGGCCCACCAAATGATTCCTGTGACTACATGGGCAGaaccacagcagtgctgagatCTTCTGTGCAGCTTTCCCCTGTTACCCCCGTCGTCCAGAAGGAGAGCAGAAACCTGCCTGCTTCTACTGCCCTTTTACACCTTTTCCAGCTTGCCTATAGGATCAGTTCAAACAGTCAGCATGTTTCTACCCTGGGAAAAGAAGAGACTGGAAAGGCTGAAAAGTTTGCACTGAGAAAAAGTTGAGAGGGAAAAACCACTGTAACACAATCCAGCAAACAACAGGTTGTTGTGACTAATTTACTCCTGAAGGCACacttaaaaatacagatatttattAAATTCACTTTCTCTCCTTACACATCCAAAAAGTTCTGTCATTTCTCATGAATCTTCTTTTAAAGACAGATGTGAAGTTGGCCAATGTGTGAGCTTTGCTTGCCCTCCTTTCCTTGCTACTCCTTCCTTCCATGCCACTCTTTCCATGCCACTGTCCAGGGCCATCCATACACCCATACACAGATGTTTTTCCACTTAACTATCATCACATCATATGATGTGTTGTTGCCAAGAATTGCCCAATTACAAGGgaatcttttttcccccattttcacATCAGctgttttgggttgtttttaatttgtttgatatttttaaaattgctctgcaaacaagcaggaaaataaaaaccaattgCAGGGCAAACTTAGGGCTAGTTAACCCAACAGGATGAATACATGAGTGTTTCCTGATGATGACTCATGTGACCTGACTTGCAATTTCACTGCTTGTCTCCCAGCAGTGCCTATTTCTCTATGGATTAGATGCACTTAGGATAACTAGGTTAGACTTAGCAGCCCAACTCCATGAGGAATGGAGAGTAAGTGATCCTCTATCCTGCTGTCTCTGAACAGGTTAGCAATTTCATTCTTTCTGCTCTTCtagactttaaaaataattgacaAATATATGAAAAGTAAACTTGTTCTAGCTGTCTTCTTTAAACCTACTTCTTAGAGACTTTTTTACTGCCCAGATGTGTTGCTCCCTGCCAGACTCCTGTGAAAGGAGTCTGGCTTTGCAGGTTAGCTCAAATGCAGAAGACACCCTCTAATTACTCTCCTCAGCAGAACCAAACATTATCAACTCCCAAGCCAGGCTTGCCACAGTCCAGACCTAAAAGCCTCCTTTTAAACAGGGTAGATATTCATATACACATTGCCAGTTTTTTCAGGGCATTTAAATACCAAACTTGACCTGCTTTCACCAGACATGTAATCCATCACAAGCCTAAATGTTTGACTGAGTGTAACAGGGCAGCAGAAAATGTCAGAGGTTTTTCTCAGCCTGTGATCTTGCCTTCACCAGGAAAAATGGCCTGTAATCATGAAAACCCCTGAAACATTCACTTCCTGCCTCCTGACTGATGttgcaaaaccagaaaacaaaaatccaaaaaagaGAGCAAATTGGCCTTGTCTTCTGGGAGCCAGCTGAAGGCCACTGCCAGAGGTATTGAAGCTGATGCAGTCAGTACTACATGGGTACTTTTAAAGATCAGATTGTGTGTAAAACAGCAATATATACACAGGTAAAGACAAAAGAGATGTTGCCTTAACCTTAGGAGAGGGACAGTCTGTACAACAGAAATTATAGTAGAACTTGGGTTATGTGGCTTTATGGTTTCAGGGGGATTCCAGGCATGCAGCAACGTGTGCAGCCCACAGCACCAAACAACACTTGCTGTGCTTTGATGACCCACAGGAGTACAGAGGGACAGTGGAATGTCTGGAGATTTTCTAGGATGCACCTAAAGGAATGCTCTTCCTGCAGGTGTCACTTGGCAAAAGAGCAGTACGCATTGCACAGGACCTGCTTCAGCCTCAGGGCAACCAAAACATCTTCTCACACACATTGAACATTCAAATTCCTTGGTAGAGACAAGATAAGCCCTTGTGTTTGTGTCTCCAAAGGACTTTGAGCAAAGCCAGCACATGTGTTCACATGTAAGAGCCATGTGCAGCTGGGACACCATTCCCTGCAGTATTGCCTGCTTGCCCTCAGGGCCTCACAGCACAGCAACCTGCCCTGCTGGTCCATGCACAGTTAGACAAAGAATGGGAGTGAAGAGCTGATTTTCACAGTGACATGGTGCTGTCCCACAGGCAGTACCACTCTGGGTCTCCTCACAGAAGCAGGGGCTGTTTGCTTGCCCAGAGCACTGCACTCTGCAAGGACAGAGCCACAATGCCATGTCATAAACAGGCACGGTTCCGGTTCTGTAGGACGGAACCTTCGCTCCAAGATTGCACAAGTCCCTCTGTGTTAGTACACACTCTGCATCTGCTTTGCTTCACCCCCCCTTTCAATGGTACACCCAGAAAAACTGAGTCCCTCTCAAGTACAGAAAGAATTTATTGGTTGCatttattaaaaagcaaatacaGGCGGCTCTGCAGCAAATGTCCTTAGGTGCTGAGTGTATGACAGCGAAGCCCCACCTGGTGATTCAACAGGAAGgaaacagcactgaaaatggaaatatCTGAAAACAATAAAGTATCTTTGCTAAACACAGTAAATTGTTATAGAAAGGATTACAGCAGTTTTCCTTCTATTTGGGGTTAGTTATTAATGCAATTTTATGGGCCAACAGCTTTGATTGAAAATGAGACTGGACCAGAATGACCTCTGGGTTTGCAATGCCATAGAGCAAGCTTCCTGAAAATCTTGTGTTTAGGATAAGTCTGAATTATAAAACAATGGAAACTTGCTAAATAATAATGAAGATATGCAGAACTAAAGCTGAGCCATACTGAACTTAGTGGGGCTGCTCTTTACTGTGTTCTGCAATATTCTTCCCAATCAGAACGGATAAAAAGATGCTAAAAAGCAATTTTGTTTAAGAAGTAATTTACTATGGTTTTGAAGTATTaatctttcagaaaaatacCACACGGATGATTTTTCCAGATCTTTGAGGGAAAATTTCATGTTTGGAAAAAATTCCAGTTAAATCAAAAAAGAGATGGATCAGACATAAAAGGAATAATACAGGACTAAAACAGAACACCATTTcagaacttttatttttttgtaagaTCAAACTTACAGTTACAGGATTGAACTAGCAACTTTGCACTAGTATTTAATAATACTTATAGTTGTAGAATTTTCATATCTCCATCACCTACACACTGAAAGTGTAAAGGGCCATTTATGGCCACTCTGAAGTTAGTCCTCCCCTCCATCTCAGAGACCTTGCTGATCTAAAAACAGTCAGGTAAATAttcaacaaagaaaaaaagtatttgcccaacaaaaatattttaagccaTATCAGTCATGTAATGGATGATTACAGATTCACAGAATaggctgagttggaagggacctgcagaggccacccagcccagcccctgcccagaccccccagcaatcccaccctgggcatccctggcagtgctgcccaaaggctcctgcagctctggcagcctcggggccgtgcccgttccctggggagcctgggcagtgccagcaccctctgggggaagagccttgccctgagctccaccCTGACCCTCCCtggcacaacttcaggccattcccgCAGGTCCtatcactggtcaccacagagacaTCAGTGCCCCTCCTGTGCCGCTCACAAGGAACTTGTGACCCCAGTGAgtctccctcagcctcctcttctccagctgaACAGGCCAAGGCTTCCCCTccaggcccttcaccatcctcgTGGCCTCCTTATCTCTAATGGATTCTTTGTACACTGCCTCAGAGGATACTCTGTGGTTTATCCTTCAAAAACACATCAGATCACTTGCTCAGTTTAGTACTGACTCAAGAGAGAAAAACCCCTTCTCTGGCCCTGGAATGAATCATCAGTTTCATTTCCCATGGAAATTTCATTCTGAGGAGAGGGGGGAGATGTTCACCCAAGTAGCAACCCAGTGTAACACTAACTAGTTGTGAGAACTCTGCAATCACAGGATGCGGTTGCTGGCAaatacaaaaaaaggaaaaaaaaaaaaagaaaaaagggaaaaactcaGCATGTATTTGTGTTTCATAGACGTCATGATTTTCTAGCAGCTCCAAAACCTTGTGCTTAAGAAGAATCACTTTTATACAAACAGATCATGCAAGCATGActacattaagaaaaaaacagtggCAATCATGTTGAGTCCTGAGAGCTAAAGAAGTTAAtattaaaaaaggcaaaagtaCAGTTTGCTGAGGGCCAGCTTTAGCAGCTTTAACAGCTTTAGCACTGTTTTCCTAAAGCTGTACTGGTTCCAGGGCCCAGTTCTACTCATTAAATTACTGTAAAATAATCAGCACATCTCGTGACTAAATTTGTGAAATGAAGGAGTAACTTAAATTTGTTCACACAGCTATTTAAATAGAAGTTTGCTCCTGTATAATTTTTTCTGCCTTGCATTATTACTACTCATTCCACTCATTTGGTCTTACAATACTATTTCTCACAACTGGGCTGTGGACTGTGTATTTTGTGTGGTTAACACACTGTTTATTATAGCtacttaaaaatattcaagcaAAAACTTTACACCAATAGTATCAATATTTGGAGTATAGAGAACACTCCAAATTCAGTTTGATATGAGTAATGAGAACATACTATTTCAGGCTATATgcagcaaaataatttcaagttcCTACAGGCTGGTTACTTGCAATATGATGCCAAGAAACTGCCATTTCAAATTACTTTCATGTTCCAAATTACCCCTGAATTAATATATGGACTTCAACACATTTTTAGGAATAACACAATTAAAACTGTTTATTTCTACTATGCAATTCTTGTTCACCTTTTTCATAGCTCTTCTTTAACTCTTCATCTAGCACGTCCTGTTATCTTGGAAACACTAAACTAGATTTTACAACATGGTGGATGGAGAGTGTTTCAATATGGACAATGAACAAGGAAAGCAACTAGATGGATAAAAAACTAGTTATAATCTGTATTTGTATGAACAGATCCTTTGAAGAAGAGATGAGATACTTGTGCCAGGTGTAATCCCACATATTAGTCAGTGAGGTGTGCCATGCCAGACCAATCCTAGAAGCAAGGAATTTCTTGCTTCCAAAAGTCTGACATCTGCtaaaaaaatgtattcaaaTTAATGCTGGAGTAAAAATAAACCACATCAAACCACTGTGTGACCCTTGTTCAGATCTACCGAGAGCTTAACTggtctttttaaaattcttatgCTTTGATTGCTTTGAAGGTAACAACTACATCTGCATTTCATGCCAGCTCTTCTGTATGAGAAGGCAGTGGTCTGTGGTGAAGGTGTGCAAGAGAGTCTGTTTTGAGGAGAGGACAGatgctgggacaggcaggaagGAAACAAGAGTGACCCATGTTCCCATGCCTGTGAGCATTCCTCAGACACACTCTTGACCCCAATACAGAAGAttcaggcagctgcagatggTCCCTCCAGGTTTAGGTGGCTGCCGAGCTGGGGTGTTCTTTTGTTTGTGGGAATTGTGAACACTGGCAGACTTTTTAAGGTATCTCCTATTCAGAGATGGGTTCTTGGAAAATCCATTTGTTTTACCTGGCATATACTTTgggtgtgtgagtgtgtgtgtgagagagagagagagagaaaatttaaaaagtgtttaTGAAGTTCACTGAAGTGCCACTGTATACATTTAAAACAATGGAATAGCATGTCTCACTGTTTATTCTTTATATGGCACTCACTGAGAACTTGAGTTTTGATGGGAAAGATGTAACAAAATGAGGGCTGCTTGCAACTGAAGATGAAGTAAAACAGGAAAGTTGCTGGAAAATTCTTGGAGCAGACCACACTGGGGTCTGCATCAAGAGTACTTGTGATGCAATCACAAAGCTGCATCAAGAAAACAAGAGAACTCCTGAGAAGTCAGAAGTTTAGAGGAAACCACTCCAGGCCACCAGTTTGACTTGCATATCCTAGGCTTGATTAACTTTAGGTAGGATTTCCAGGATTtattaaaaccagatttttatttttcttggtttcATATTCATGACTGCAAATGTTTGTTAGGGAGGAAGGACAGATGTGCTACACAATCAGCCCAGTCTGTCTGTAACCAGAACATTTTACCAGCGACACAGAAGAGGGTTTAGTACAGTGGTTTCTGTGTGGCAGAGACTTAGGCTGGAGTAAGAGCTGCCTTTAGAGTTTAGTCCTTTCCAAAACAAGATAAAAGCCACTCTTTTACCCGTCTGTTTTCTTCAGATAAGTGGCATGTTCTGCAAATATCCTTTATACTTAAACAGAATGCGAATGAACATTTCCCAGTGAGGGTGTCTGGTCATGTTTTGACCATACATAGTATGAAAAAGCTGCGTATTCTGGCTTTTATTTTGATTACTGCACGGAAATTAACCATACAGGCACAACCACTTCAGCAATTCTTCCTGCTTTTGTAATTGCTTATTTCGCGCGGATGTCCTCTCCCAAGCCAGCTGggtgggcagagccctgcaggtgaGGCGAGCTGCGGGCGGGCCCCGGCCGAGGAGGGCCCTGGTGGCCCTTGGTGACAGGTGACAGCTGTAGGAGCCAGGAGCGGCCCTGGTGGCCCCTGGTAACAGGTGACAGCTGTAGGAGCCAGGAGCGGCCCTGGTGGCCCCCGGGTGACAGTTGTAGGAGCCAGGAGCGGCCGGGGATGctctgcccggccctgcccgggcacACGGCCCCACGCAGCGGCCTCCCCGCAGGAACGGCAGGCTAAAAAGCCAGCAGGAGGCGAGAGCACCGACCGCCACCGCACCCCGCGGAGTCCCCGTCCCGCCCGGTCTCGGGAAGGACACGGAGGGACGGACACGGCGCCGGgacccccgccccgccccgccgggcccggccctCACCTGCTCCTCGGCCGCCGAGTCCGCGCCCTCCGCCGTGCCGTTGAGCTCGTGGGTCTCGCTGCCAGAGTCCATGGCGGCCGCCCGGGCCCTGTTGCTCCGGGCGGGGCAGGGGAAGGTTCCCCAGGGGCAGCGGCTCCCGGAGCTGGCCCGGCCTTGCCGCAGCGCGCCCGGAGCCACTcccgccgccggggccgcctTCCCCCGTTCTTCCCGGCTCTTCCCCGCCTCCTTGCCTGCCTCTCCCcgctctcccttccctgcccgcGGGCGGAGGTTTCCGCGCAGGGCCGGGCCCGGCGGAGCTCAGCGCTCGGCCCCGGGCCCCGAGGAATCAGCGGTTCTGACAATATCAGAGTCCTGAAAGTGAcctgaatatttttgtttactCTGAGCTTTCATGAAAAGCCAGTGATCAAGGCAAAGGGTAGTGCCCTTCCTTCCTAATCAGCAGGACCTGGAAAGACATTTCAGAACGTTTTCCAGACATTGTGGAAAGACATTAGTGAAAGattccctgtccatggcaggagggttgtGACAAAACGATCTTTGTGGTTCCTTacaacccaaaacattccatgattctgattttggttttgcttgctcACATGCAACTGGTGTGGGCTTAATACCTGAAGCAAATAAGGAAATTTCCAGCGTCTGTTGTTGGGGAGATCAGTTTCAGCAatcacatttttccattttggaTTTAAAATCTTGAAGCCAAtgattaaatatataatttttttttttttttttttttttttttttgcttaagaTGTGCTGCCTTGCTTGGCACACACATGTTTGGAACAGACGTTATGAGAAAGAGAAGGTTTCCAGCAGTGTGGACTTGTGCCAGAAGGAAATGAGTAAGCTCCTGTGTAGAAATAAGCAGAAACATCTATGCAAGTTGTTTAGCATTAAAATGGGGATGTCTGGAGTTTGTGAAAATGCTCTTACCGTGAATACACAGTTTACCAATACtcttttggattatttttttggTGCATTTAGAAGTGTAAGGTAGttcattttctctgtaaagagcAAGTACTACCCATTAGACAAAGGACTTCTCTGTGCAGTAGTGCTCACTTCCCCTGGGCTTGCTGCCCTCCACACAGTCCCTCATTGCTGTGCAGTGTGCTGTGTTCACAGCACATCGCTTGTACACTTGAATCAGCCTCTCAGCTGCTCCATTCTGCCTTGTACAAACAGCTGTTCCGTAGTCTGGAATGCTGGCTGCTGTTTGGTGGGCAGCCAACGTGCCTGCAGTGCAGATGTCAGTCAGACTATGCCTGGCAGGGCTGATTTTAGGGAGAAGAGGGACCCGATGGCTCCGGGCTTCTCTGGAACAGAGGTGGCTGGGAGTGCTCATGGGTATCTCATCTGAATGTGAAGTTCAAATTTGCAGCATGGCCACAAGTCATCTGGAGACCATAGGATTGTGCCtgggcatggcatggcatggcagtGTGTTGTCTGACTCCAAACTTTGTGTTCAGAGACAGCTGTGTgatcccccagcctggccctttACACAAATTATTGGCATTCCTCCCTGGAGAGTCTGATGATcagtttttcacattttttttttttttaaattatgacaGCCTGCCAGGTTGTCAGGTGGTGGTACTGTTCTCTAATTCTGGAGCACGCTTCCTGAGGAGATCTGGCACTCCTGGCTTAAGCCCTCTATTAATTCCCTCCTGGAACGCCTGCTTTGGGGTGTGCTTATACTGCTGCACCTTCCCTGCTTCAGCAACAGTGACAACACAATGCTAGCTGAGAAACTAGGTGCAGCCTTGCACttaaaataggaaagaaatgcCAAGAATTTGGATAGAAGAGACTCAATTGCAGGAAATAAAACTCCTGTTTTTATCCTTGGTCTTAAAGACTTCATAGCTGTTATACATTCTGGCTGAAATTGCATAGCTTAGTCTATTTCTATATATTAATTCCTTCTTCCAAAAGTCCTAGTAGAGTCTCTGCACCTTTTTTAACCACAgcatatatgtatgtatatatatgcatatgtatttaCACACTAGTACAATTAGAGGATGTggtttttttgcaaaatttGTTGAGGAAATTGTGGAGCTGAAATG
Proteins encoded in this window:
- the NINJ1 gene encoding ninjurin-1 isoform X2, coding for MDSGSETHELNGTAEGADSAAEEQRRRWQWFQRNRPININHYANKKSAAESMLDIALLMANASQLKAVMEQGPSFSFYVPLIILISLSLTLQVMVGVLLIFLETWSIHFRCHLHLSQLRWTQWGKKNNLKKLDTPSSFLELPTHLYT
- the NINJ1 gene encoding ninjurin-1 isoform X1; protein product: MDSGSETHELNGTAEGADSAAEEQRRRWQWFQRNRPININHYANKKSAAESMLDIALLMANASQLKAVMEQGPSFSFYVPLIILISLSLTLQVMVGVLLIFLVKYDLNNPAKHGKLNFLNNLATGLVFIIVVVNIFITAFGVQKPVAEPASRQ